From the Quercus lobata isolate SW786 chromosome 6, ValleyOak3.0 Primary Assembly, whole genome shotgun sequence genome, one window contains:
- the LOC115950994 gene encoding uncharacterized protein LOC115950994 isoform X2 translates to MEESSKLALPDAFLDFLQVNGLDPSIYTASDSTPRYIRLKPGCEAYLEEVEAEMKCKIEKVDWLPGFYSLPPDIQIASSKAYQEGKIYGIDAASGAAVLALDISAGDHVLDLCAAPGAKLCMISDLLGGSGSVTGVDVASHRLAACRTMLQKYALGDRCRLFVGDGTTFSLLPVGFHSESKSCESALEGKGDAFREWTSRRPYKERKKATKARKTVASQLVLGSQHPELIFYGRHSGVVGLTRSELYQSGCDSEVSSQGYDKVLVDAECTHDGSIKHIQKFEHWGWTTLQHRVLDAERTDSLTTLQLKLLSNGFRLLKVGGSLVYSTCSLTVAQNEDVVQKFLKENASAELQEINGAKNWPCKSGQIPNTLRFDPLTSQTSGLFVAKFLKLAI, encoded by the exons ATGGAAGAAAGTTCAAAATTGGCTTTGCCGGACGCATTCCTTGATTTTCTCCAGGTGAATGGTCTCGACCCTTCGATTTACACAGCTAGCGATTCCACCCCTCGGTATATAAG GTTGAAACCTGGTTGTGAAGCTTATCTTGAAGAGGTTGAAGCTGAGATGAAATGCAAGATTGAGAAAGTGGATTGGTTACCTGGATTCTATTCACTTCCACCTGATATTCAGATTGCTAGCTCGAAGGCGTACCAAGAAGGAAAG ATATATGGAATTGATGCGGCTTCTGGAGCTGCTGTTTTAGCTCTAGATATTTCAGCAGGAGATCATGTACTTGATCTTTGTGCTGCCCCTG GTGCTAAACTTTGTATGATATCAGACCTTCTTGGTGGTTCGGGTTCTGTAACTGGTGTTGATGTTGCAAGTCATCGTTTAGCAGCTTGTAGAACAATGCTGCAGAAATATGCTCTGGGTGATCGGTGCCGACTCTTTGTTGGTGATGGAACAACATTTTCTCTCCTTCCTGTGGGATTTCATTCAGAATCAAAATCAT GTGAATCTGCACTGGAAGGAAAGGGGGATGCATTCAGGGAGTGGACATCTAGGAGACcatataaagaaaggaaaaaagcaaCTAAAGCAAGGAAAACTGTTGCTTCACAGTTAGTCCTGGGGTCTCAACATCCAGAACTTATATTTTATGGGCGGCATTCTGGTGTGGTTGGACTTACTAGAAGTGAATTATATCAAAGTGGTTGTGACAGTGAGGTTTCAAGCCAAGGCTACGACAAG GTCCTTGTGGATGCAGAGTGCACACATGATGGGTCAATTAAGCATATCCAAAAATTTGAACATTGGGGCTGGACAACTCTTCAGCATCGTGTATTGGATGCAGAGAGAACTGATAGTTTAACTACTCTTCAG TTAAAACTTCTAAGCAATGGTTTTAGATTACTAAAAGTCGGGGGATCACTTGTCTACAGCACTTGCAG TTTGACTGTTGCTCAAAATGAAGATGTGGTACAGAAGTTTCTCAAGGAAAATGCTTCTGCAG AGTTGCAGGAAATTAATGGTGCCAAAAATTGGCCTTGCAAGAGTGGGCAGATACCAAATACCTTGCGCTTTGATCCTCTGACATCACAAACTAGTGGCCTTTTTGTAGCAAAATTCCTGAAGTTGGCCATTTAG
- the LOC115950548 gene encoding oligopeptide transporter 7-like, which translates to MTINEEIKAPLIRASDSSSPEIISDIENSPIEQVALTVPITDDTSLPSFTFRTWILGTLACGLLSFLNQFFWYRKEPLTLTSISAQIAVVPLGHLMASTITKRAFFKGRKHEFTLNPGPFKVKEHVLITIFANSGAGNVYSIHVVSAVKLFYKKELSFVVALVVVITSQVMGFGWAGLFRRYLVDPAAMWWPQNLVQVSLFRALHEKEERPKGGLTRNQFFLIAFVCSFGYYVFPGYLFPMLTSFSWICWIFPTSVLAQQLGSGLHGLGIGALGFDWSSVSAYLGSPLASPWFATANVAVGFALFMYVLTPISYWLNIYKAKTFPIFSDGLFTSTGQKYNVSAIIDPNFSFDNKAYDSKGPLYMSTFFAITYGFNFACLSATIVHVLLFHGSEIWQLSKSALQEKKMDVHTKLMRKYKQVPQWWFMCLLVVNIVATIFACEYYIDQLQLPWWGILLACSLALFFTLPVGVITATTNQTPTLNVITEYIIGYLYPGYPVANMCFKVYGYISMKQGITFLQDFKLGHYMKIPPRAMFVAQVAGTIVAALVHLGTAWWLMDTIPNICDRALLPTGSPWTCPGDHVFYDASVIWGLIGPRRIFGNLGYYSAINWFFLAGAIAPVLVWLAHKALPDRQWIRLITLPVLLGGMINMPPATSVNYISWILIGFASGFIAYRYYRDWWSRHNYVLSGALDAGLAFMGVLLYLCLGMEHVNLNWWGSDSDGCPLASCPTAQGVVVEGCPVF; encoded by the exons ATGACCATTAACGAAGAAATCAAAGCTCCTCTCA TCCGAGCCTCCGATTCGAGCTCACCGGAAATTATCTCCGACATCGAGAACTCTCCTATCGAGCAAGTAGCTCTGACGGTTCCGATCACCGACGACACTTCTCTCCCGAGCTTTACATTCCGAACATGGATTCTAGGAACCCTAGCTTGTGGCCTCCTCTCCTTTCTCAACCAATTCTTCTGGTACCGCAAAGAGCCTCTCACGCTAACGTCGATCTCGGCTCAGATCGCGGTGGTTCCGCTGGGCCACCTCATGGCCTCGACGATAACGAAGCGAGCGTTCTTCAAAGGACGAAAGCACGAGTTCACGCTGAATCCAGGCCCGTTCAAAGTGAAAGAGCACGTGCTGATCACGATCTTCGCGAACTCAGGTGCGGGTAACGTGTACTCGATTCACGTCGTTAGCGCCGTGAAGCTGTTCTACAAGAAGGAGTTGTCGTTCGTGGTGGCGTTAGTCGTCGTTATAACGTCGCAGGTGATGGGTTTCGGGTGGGCTGGGTTGTTCCGGCGGTACTTGGTGGACCCGGCTGCCATGTGGTGGCCCCAAAATCTCGTCCAAGTCTCGCTCTTCAG GGCACTACACGAGAAGGAGGAGAGGCCTAAGGGTGGATTAACACGGAACCAGTTTTTCCTCATTGCCTTCGTTTGCAGCTTTGGTTACTATGTCTTTCCAGGTTACCTATTCCCAATGTTGACTTCCTTTTCCTGGATTTGCTGGATATTCCCTACTTCTGTGCTTGCCCAACAGCTAGGTTCAGGGCTTCATGGTCTTGGAATTGGTGCATTGGGGTTTGATTGGTCTAGTGTTTCCGCTTACCTTGGGAGCCCATTGGCCAGTCCGTGGTTTGCTACAGCCAATGTTGCTGTTGGTTTTGCACTTTTCATGTATGTCCTTACCCCTATATCATATTGGCTTAATATCTACAAGGCCAAGACGTTTCCTATATTCTCAGATGGGCTATTCACGTCTACTGGCCAAAAATATAATGTTTCAGCTATAATAGACCCCAACTTCAGCTTTGACAATAAGGCATATGACAGTAAAGGCCCTCTCTATATGAGCACCTTCTTTGCTATAACTTATGGTTTCAATTTTGCCTGCCTTTCTGCCACTATTGTTCATGTGCTCCTCTTCCATGGAAG TGAAATATGGCAGCTAAGCAAGTCTGCCCTCCAAGAGAAGAAGATGGATGTGCACACAAAGCTCATGAGAAAATATAAGCAAGTTCCTCAATGGTGGTTTATGTGCCTACTTGTGGTTAACATTGTGGCAACCATATTTGCCTGTGAGTACTACATTGATCAGCTTCAATTACCATGGTGGGGCATCTTGCTAGCATGCAGTCTTGCCTTATTTTTCACTCTTCCTGTTGGAGTCATCACTGCCACAACAAATCAG ACGCCAACCTTAAATGTAATCACCGAGTATATTATTGGGTATTTGTATCCAGGATATCCTGTTGCCAACATGTGCTTCAAAGTTTATGGCTACATAAGTATGAAACAGGGGATCACCTTTTTGCAAGACTTCAAGCTTGGTCATTACATGAAGATTCCTCCAAGAGCAATGTTCGTGGCACAG GTGGCCGGTACCATAGTAGCAGCACTTGTGCATTTGGGAACAGCATGGTGGCTAATGGACACAATTCCAAACATATGTGACAGGGCATTGCTTCCAACAGGCAGCCCATGGACTTGCCCTGGTGATCATGTATTCTATGATGCTTCTGTCATTTGGGGTCTGATTGGGCCTCGAAGAATTTTTGGAAATCTTGGCTACTACTCTGCCATCAACTGGTTTTTCTTAGCTGGTGCTATAGCTCCTGTCCTAGTTTGGCTGGCACACAAAGCCTTACCAGACAGGCAATGGATTAGACTTATCACTCTTCCTGTGCTCTTAGGGGGAATGATCAACATGCCTCCAGCCACATCTGTCAACTACATCAGTTGGATTCTTATTGGATTTGCCTCAGGCTTTATTGCTTACAGGTACTATCGTGATTGGTGGAGTCGTCACAATTATGTGCTCTCTGGGGCACTTGATGCTGGATTAGCCTTCATGGGAGTACTGTTGTACTTGTGTTTGGGGATGGAGCATGTTAACCTCAATTGGTGGGGTAGTGACTCCGATGGATGTCCATTGGCTTCATGTCCAACAGCACAAGGAGTTGTAGTTGAAGGCTGCCCGGTTTTCTAA
- the LOC115950994 gene encoding uncharacterized protein LOC115950994 isoform X1, with product MEESSKLALPDAFLDFLQVNGLDPSIYTASDSTPRYIRLKPGCEAYLEEVEAEMKCKIEKVDWLPGFYSLPPDIQIASSKAYQEGKIYGIDAASGAAVLALDISAGDHVLDLCAAPGAKLCMISDLLGGSGSVTGVDVASHRLAACRTMLQKYALGDRCRLFVGDGTTFSLLPVGFHSESKSCNLYGESALEGKGDAFREWTSRRPYKERKKATKARKTVASQLVLGSQHPELIFYGRHSGVVGLTRSELYQSGCDSEVSSQGYDKVLVDAECTHDGSIKHIQKFEHWGWTTLQHRVLDAERTDSLTTLQLKLLSNGFRLLKVGGSLVYSTCSLTVAQNEDVVQKFLKENASAELQEINGAKNWPCKSGQIPNTLRFDPLTSQTSGLFVAKFLKLAI from the exons ATGGAAGAAAGTTCAAAATTGGCTTTGCCGGACGCATTCCTTGATTTTCTCCAGGTGAATGGTCTCGACCCTTCGATTTACACAGCTAGCGATTCCACCCCTCGGTATATAAG GTTGAAACCTGGTTGTGAAGCTTATCTTGAAGAGGTTGAAGCTGAGATGAAATGCAAGATTGAGAAAGTGGATTGGTTACCTGGATTCTATTCACTTCCACCTGATATTCAGATTGCTAGCTCGAAGGCGTACCAAGAAGGAAAG ATATATGGAATTGATGCGGCTTCTGGAGCTGCTGTTTTAGCTCTAGATATTTCAGCAGGAGATCATGTACTTGATCTTTGTGCTGCCCCTG GTGCTAAACTTTGTATGATATCAGACCTTCTTGGTGGTTCGGGTTCTGTAACTGGTGTTGATGTTGCAAGTCATCGTTTAGCAGCTTGTAGAACAATGCTGCAGAAATATGCTCTGGGTGATCGGTGCCGACTCTTTGTTGGTGATGGAACAACATTTTCTCTCCTTCCTGTGGGATTTCATTCAGAATCAAAATCATGTAATCTATATG GTGAATCTGCACTGGAAGGAAAGGGGGATGCATTCAGGGAGTGGACATCTAGGAGACcatataaagaaaggaaaaaagcaaCTAAAGCAAGGAAAACTGTTGCTTCACAGTTAGTCCTGGGGTCTCAACATCCAGAACTTATATTTTATGGGCGGCATTCTGGTGTGGTTGGACTTACTAGAAGTGAATTATATCAAAGTGGTTGTGACAGTGAGGTTTCAAGCCAAGGCTACGACAAG GTCCTTGTGGATGCAGAGTGCACACATGATGGGTCAATTAAGCATATCCAAAAATTTGAACATTGGGGCTGGACAACTCTTCAGCATCGTGTATTGGATGCAGAGAGAACTGATAGTTTAACTACTCTTCAG TTAAAACTTCTAAGCAATGGTTTTAGATTACTAAAAGTCGGGGGATCACTTGTCTACAGCACTTGCAG TTTGACTGTTGCTCAAAATGAAGATGTGGTACAGAAGTTTCTCAAGGAAAATGCTTCTGCAG AGTTGCAGGAAATTAATGGTGCCAAAAATTGGCCTTGCAAGAGTGGGCAGATACCAAATACCTTGCGCTTTGATCCTCTGACATCACAAACTAGTGGCCTTTTTGTAGCAAAATTCCTGAAGTTGGCCATTTAG
- the LOC115950994 gene encoding probable 28S rRNA (cytosine-C(5))-methyltransferase isoform X3: protein MEESSKLALPDAFLDFLQVNGLDPSIYTASDSTPRYIRLKPGCEAYLEEVEAEMKCKIEKVDWLPGFYSLPPDIQIASSKAYQEGKIYGIDAASGAAVLALDISAGDHVLDLCAAPGAKLCMISDLLGGSGSVTGVDVASHRLAACRTMLQKYALGDRCRLFVGDGTTFSLLPVGFHSESKSCNLYGESALEGKGDAFREWTSRRPYKERKKATKARKTVASQLVLGSQHPELIFYGRHSGVVGLTRSELYQSGCDSEVSSQGYDKVLVDAECTHDGSIKHIQKFEHWGWTTLQHRVLDAERTDSLTTLQHLQFDCCSK, encoded by the exons ATGGAAGAAAGTTCAAAATTGGCTTTGCCGGACGCATTCCTTGATTTTCTCCAGGTGAATGGTCTCGACCCTTCGATTTACACAGCTAGCGATTCCACCCCTCGGTATATAAG GTTGAAACCTGGTTGTGAAGCTTATCTTGAAGAGGTTGAAGCTGAGATGAAATGCAAGATTGAGAAAGTGGATTGGTTACCTGGATTCTATTCACTTCCACCTGATATTCAGATTGCTAGCTCGAAGGCGTACCAAGAAGGAAAG ATATATGGAATTGATGCGGCTTCTGGAGCTGCTGTTTTAGCTCTAGATATTTCAGCAGGAGATCATGTACTTGATCTTTGTGCTGCCCCTG GTGCTAAACTTTGTATGATATCAGACCTTCTTGGTGGTTCGGGTTCTGTAACTGGTGTTGATGTTGCAAGTCATCGTTTAGCAGCTTGTAGAACAATGCTGCAGAAATATGCTCTGGGTGATCGGTGCCGACTCTTTGTTGGTGATGGAACAACATTTTCTCTCCTTCCTGTGGGATTTCATTCAGAATCAAAATCATGTAATCTATATG GTGAATCTGCACTGGAAGGAAAGGGGGATGCATTCAGGGAGTGGACATCTAGGAGACcatataaagaaaggaaaaaagcaaCTAAAGCAAGGAAAACTGTTGCTTCACAGTTAGTCCTGGGGTCTCAACATCCAGAACTTATATTTTATGGGCGGCATTCTGGTGTGGTTGGACTTACTAGAAGTGAATTATATCAAAGTGGTTGTGACAGTGAGGTTTCAAGCCAAGGCTACGACAAG GTCCTTGTGGATGCAGAGTGCACACATGATGGGTCAATTAAGCATATCCAAAAATTTGAACATTGGGGCTGGACAACTCTTCAGCATCGTGTATTGGATGCAGAGAGAACTGATAGTTTAACTACTCTTCAG CACTTGCAG TTTGACTGTTGCTCAAAATGA